The genomic window GAGACGGCATTCCAATGTGCCGCTGAGGAGCATCATCGACGGCGCGGTGACCCTTGCCGGCATGAGGGAGGGCAACGTCCGCGCGATCGCGGCCGCCCTGTATTGCGCGGATTCCTTCAACGGACAGGGCTCGGCCGCTCCGTATCTGCGCTCCCTCATCGACTACGCGGCGGCATACTTCACGGGACTCGATCGCATCGAGTCTCCAGGAGATCTACAGCGGTGCCTCGAGCATGAGGCGTTCCCGGGATACCTGCTCCTGATCGAGAACAGCGACGCCCTGCTCGACCTAGACCTCGACGAGCTCAAGAATGCGGGCATGAGGATAGCCGGGCTGACGCACGCCGGAAGCAACCGGTTGGGGGACGGCAACGGGGTGCAATGCCCGCAAGGGCTCACGGCCGCCGGGAAACGGTTGGTGAAGGAGCTCGGCGCACGGGGGTTCGCCATAGATGTTGCCCACCTCGCGGACCCGGGCCTTGCAGACCTTCTCCGCCTGTTTGACGGTCCCATCGTGTCTTCTCACACCGGGTTCCGGTTCTTCTGCGACACTCCCCGGAATCTGACCCGGCAGCAGCTGGGGGCTCTCTTTGCGCGCGACGGCATCGTGGGAATCACGGTCAACCCGGAAATGCTGTCTTCGAAGGGACGAGCCGGTATCGAGGATGTCTTCCGGCATATCGACTGGGTGGCCCAGAAGCACGGTCCGGATCATGTCGCCATCGGGAGCGATTTTTGCGGCTTCGATTGTCCCAACGCAGACCTGTGGGACATCTCCCGGCTGCCGCTGATCGCGGAGGTCCTCCGGAAACGGGGTTACCCGGATGATGCCGTGGAGCGTATCATGGGCGGGAACTGGCGTCGTTTCTACCAGGCGCTGCTCGCGGGATGACGCCTCCGCCGCGCGGGGCGGCGGCCGCTTGCAACCGCTCACCCCGTGGGGCGATACGCATCCAGCGCGTCGAGGAATGCGTCGATGTCCTCGGCGTTGTTGTAAAAATGAGGCGAGAGCCGAATGTATCGGCCGCGCCGGGATACGCAAACGTTTCGCCGGTTGAAGAAATCGAACAGCTCCTGGGGATTTCCCGGCGGGATGAAACTGATGATTCCCGAGCGGTTCTTCTTCTCCACGGGCGACACCACTTCGAGGCTCCTTTCCCGCAGTCCGTCCAGGACGCGATCGTTCAGCGCGAGAATGCTCTCCGACACGGTGTCGATTCCGACCTCCAACAGCAATCCCAAGGCGGCTCCCAGGCCCAGAATCCCCGCCACGTTGCCGGTCCCCGTTTCGAACCGCAAAGCGTCTTTTTTCAAGGAAAGACTCAGCGTCTCGAAATTGTTCTCGTCGACCACGCTTCGCCATCCGACGCGCCCCGGGCGGACCATTTCGTCGACATCCCGGGATATGTAGAGCGCCCCTGAGCCCATCAAACCGAGGAGCCATTTGTGAGCGCCCGCAGCCAGGAAATGAATGCCGCATTTGTGGACGTCGAGCGCGAACGCGCCAAGACTCTGTATGGCGTCCACGCAAAACAGGATTCCCTTTTCGCGACAGAATTCACCCACGGCTTCGAGATCGCAGAGAAAGCCCGTGGCGTAATCCACCGAGCTCACCGCCAGCAGGCGGACGCCGGGACGGAACGCCTCCTCGAGCTCCGCCGGTCCGAACCTGCCCAGGTTTTTGCAGTAGAAACGCATTTGGACTCCGAGCCGTTCGAGGTTGAGCCACGGATACACATTGGCCGGAAAGTCGGGCATGGGCACCAGCACGGCGTCCCCGGGCTTCCAGTCCAGGCCTTCCGCGATGATGCTCAAGCCGTCGGAGGTATTCCCGGTGAAGGCGATTTCCCCGGGCTCCGCGTTGATCAGCCGAGCGAAGCGGCGACGCGCTTCGGCGACGCCTTCCATCCATTCTCCGTAGCGGACCGGACCGGATTCGACCAGTGCATCGAGAAACGACACAACGGCCGCGCGCACCCTGAGCGAAGAAGCGGATACCGCCGCGTGGTTCAGGAAGGCGTAGCGATCCGTTACCGGGAACAATGCGCGATACCGCTTGGTGGTTTTCACTCGATGCTCCTTTTGAATTCTCTCGACAGATCCCGACGGAACATTATATTAAACCAGACTCGGTCTTTTCGAGAAGAATAAGAGGAACCTGGAGCGGTCCGACGCCTGCCGGACCCGAAACGCGGTCTGTACGATCGAAAGGAAGGGATTTTTGATGGAGAGACAATACTATCCACAGCAAGATCAGGTTGTGGCCATTCAAAGTGATTTTGTCCGCCGTGTGTACAACTGGATGGGGATCGGGCTTGCCACGACGGCAGTGGTCGCCATGCTCACATTTTCCAGCTCAACGACCAGTCGACTGCTCGCTCAATATCCCGGCCTGATGCTGGGTCTCGTCCTCGCGGAGCTCGGTCTCGTGATCGCCATCAGCGCCGGTATAAACCGGTTTCGCGCCTCGAGCGCAACGCTCATGTTTTTCATTTACTCCGCGCTGAATGGAGTGACCCTCTCGGTCATTTTTCTTGTCTACGCACATTCGTCCATTGCCAACACGTTTTTCGTGACGGCCGGAATGTTTGCGATCATGAGCGTCTACGGCTACACGACCCGCACGGACCTGACATCCTTGGGCAACTTCCTTTTCATGGGCCTGATCGGAATCATTCTGGCATCCGTGGTGAACATTTTCCTCGGCAGTCAATCCCTTGACTGGATTATTTCCTGCCTGGGCGTGATCATCTTCGTCGGCCTCACCGCCTACGATACTCAGTCCATCAAGGCAATGGCCCACGGCGGGTTCGCCGATGCGGAAACCGAACAGAAGGCGGCGGTGATTGGAGCATTGCGGCTGTATCTTGACTTCATCAACCTCTTCCTCATGCTGCTCAGGCTCTTCGGGCGCCGCGACTGATACCGCCCGACCGTGTAAAACACCGTCCGGTTCCTTCTGCGGGAATGACCGGTCTCCCGGAAGGAACCGTGAAACGCAAACGTGAGCGCCCACGAATCGACACGACGGAAAGGCAAACCTCCGCCCGAACATCCCGCGGGTCCTTCCGGCGAAAGGCTGATGCCGGCGTGTTTTTCCTGATCGCGGTGGAGCCTCGGAGGCGAAAGACCATGGAGGCTCCACGCCTTTATGCCTCCACCGCTCCGGTTAAAATCCTGCCCTGACATATTGCCTGTTTTCCCCTCTTGCTTATCTTTTTAAAAAGGATATTCGGAAATTGGCAGATAGCTGCTTCTACTTCTTCTCCAGTAATAGGAGTTGAAAGATGTGCTGTGTCGAAGTCCGGAGAAACGGCTTTGGATCCTGACACAATGAGAGCGAGGAGTGACGAAATGAAAAGATTGATCCTGATGCTTCCCATCATGTTGTCCCTTGTGCTCTTGCCGATGGGAGCGACCGCGCAACAGGCAAGCGGAAGTCCGGCGGAGACCACCGTCGCAATGAAGCATGCACCGATGCACCATGACACGGGAAAAACAAGCGAAGAAACGGCCGCGGAGTGCCTCCGATGGCGGGAGAAACTCCAGGCGATGGACAAGAGCCTGAATGAGAAGGTCGTCGCCATGAACGAGGCCAAAGGCGATGCGAAGCTTGCCGCAATGGCCGCGGTGCTCAATGAATTGGTTGCCCAGCGCAAGGACATGAGGGAGATGATGTCCTGGGTGCATCACGACAAAATGGGTCGTATGTGCGCCATGATGGACCACCGGATGGATATGCGGGGCATGCATGGAGGCGCCATGATGCATCACGGGACAGCCGGCTTCGGTCAGCAGGGAACCGGCGGAACGAGCGGCAGCGGCACGGGCGCCGGTTCTTCACAGTAGATTGCCGATCAGAGCCACGCACCTTTGGAACGAACAGACACGGCATCACACGTGTGATCGCCGTGTCTGCATTTCCGGCTTTTCTCGGAACGAACGGCCGGCACTCCCCGCAAGCAACCGCCCTGCAAGGGAACGACCCACGCGGACATGGCGTCAATCACCCCTCTCCTGATTTGGATTTGCCGATTCCCACCCGTTGGTTTAGACTTCAGGGCGGCACTCCCGGGTGGTGTTTTCAGAGGAATTCGACGCCCGGCTTTCCTGCATCGGCGTGGCGTCAGTCCCCGAAACGGCGGAGGCCCGCATTTCTCTGCGAAGGCGATTCCCGGGAAATTGCGCACCCGGCGGTTCGCGGTGGACCTCCCGGAAGCGATTGAAGCGAACATCGCCGATGCCGCCTCTCCCGGCCGGGTGATTCCCGACCGGGCCGGCCGCTGTTGCCGGGGATACCGCCCAGGGGGCAAACGCCCTGCGATGAGGCACAACTGCGGGATGCTCTCACATGCCTATCCGATCCGATCGTTTCCACAGCTACGCGGAACTCAAGGCGGCCGAGCGCGAAGGAACGGACTACCGTATCACCGTGCGGCCCGGGAAACTGCCCATCGCGGTCATGGCTCCGCACGGCGGGGGGATCGAGCCCGGCACATCGGAGCTCGCACGGGCCGTTGCCGATGGGAAGTTCACCTGCTACTGCTTCGACGGCGTCAAGCCCCGAGGCAACGGGAGCCTGCACCTGACCAGTACCCGTTTTGACGAGCCGTTGGGTGTGGGCGTGGCGTCCGGGGCACATACCGTCGTCACCCTGCATGGCTGCGGAGGCGGGGGAGAATATGTTCTCGTCGGTGGAGGCAATGCTTTGCTGGGCGACCGGATCAGGACGGTTTTGCCGGGGACCGGTATTGCGGTGCGTCAAGGCTCCCGGCTTGCCGGCAGGAGCCCGTTGAATCTGTGCAACCGGTGCGGGAACTGCGGGGGAGTGCAACTGGAGCTCTCGCGCGGCCTTCGCGCCGGGATGTTTAAGGACCTCACGCCTGAAGGTCGAAAGATCACCACCGCCGTGTTCGAAACGTTCGTATCCCGTCTCCGGGACCTGCTGACGGATTACGAGAGGGAGATCGAAAAAAAGACGGCCCGGCTCGCACCCGGCAAGGAATCGTTGAGAGATTTCACGGCGCCCTCGGCCGACTGAAGCGGGAATCGGAAACAGATGATGCGGCCGATTCACCTTCAACGTTTCGCCCGCCGACCGGAGGAAGTATCCTGATGCTGCAAAACACTTTCTGTCACCTGCCGGGGATCGGCTTTCGCACGGAACGGCAGCTTTGGGACCGCGGCGTTCATTCCTGGGACGTTTTCCGGACGGAATCCACTCCACTCCCCTTTGGAAAAGCCAGGGCGGCCGCTCTCAGAAAAGACCTGGGGCATTCGCTGGCGCATCTGCGCGAAACCGACGCGCGGTTCTTCGCCGAGAGGCTCCCTTCGGACCTGCACTGGCGGTTGTTCCGGGATTTCAGGCATTCCACCGCCTACCTGGACATCGAGACGACCGGTCTCGGGTATCCCGACGATCACATCACCACCATTGCGCTTTATGACGGGAAATCCCTGCGCACTTACATCCATGGGGACAATCTCCACCGGTTCGCCGCCGACATCGCCCGCTTCGAGCTGATCGTCACGTACAACGGGAAGTGTTTCGATCTTCCTTTCATCAGGGATTTCCTGGAAGTCGAACTGGATCAGGCCCATATCGATCTCCGCTACGTCCTGAGAAGTCTCGGGTATTCAGGGGGGCTCAAGGGCTGTGAGAGGCAGATCGGAATCTGCAGGGACACACTGGAAGGCGTGGACGGTTATTTTGCGGTTCTGCTCTGGCAGGAGTACGTCGAGCGCAACGACATGAAGGCGCTGCAGACCCTCCTGGCATACAACGCCATGGACACGGTCAACCTGGAAAAGCTCATGGTTCTCGCCTACAACCTGAAGCTGCGGGACACCCCGTTTCCGGAGCTGAGGATCGACGAGGACCCCGCTACGCCGGATATTCCTTTCGAGCCCGACATCGATACGATCAACCGGATCAGGCATCGTTTTTTCGGGTATGCCTGAAGCGGTCCCGCGGGGTCCCACAAGAAGATCGACCGTTACCGAACGGGATATTTCCAGAAATAGGCGCTGCCCCCTCCCTCGTGATCGCCGCCTCCGAGAGCCGTTCCCTGATAGCTGAAGGCCATCGAAACGGTGTTCGGCGGCAGCGGGACCCTGGTCTTGAAGGACAACGGAGTCAGGTCGTCCCGTGAGCTGCCGATCAGTCCGTGGGTGCCGAGGACCTTGCCCTGAGCGTCAATGAGAATCACCGCCAGGTGAAAATCGTGGACCAGCGTGAAATTGTCCCTCAGCAGGTCCGCAAAATAGATGGTCCCGTCGATATGCATCTGGTCTTGTTTGCGCGCATAGTGATACTTGACCGAGAGGTCCCTGGCCTGCCAGCTTCCGTTGTGCTCTCCCTCGACGAGCGCCGTCCGTTCCTCCTCCGCAACGTGCCCTCCACCGGTGTAGAAGGTCACGTTCTGACACCCGGCCAGGAGAAGAACCACTGCCGTCGCAAGCAATGATTTCATCCCGCGCATGGGAATCCTCCGCATGTTCCGTCAATTACCCCCGCCCGGATTGCGCATTCGCCGCGAGGGGACCCTCGGGCCGGTCAGACGGGTTGTCGATCCTCCGGCCCATGAACAAGATAATCAGGGCGGAGCCGTTGCCAAGTGGTTCCGTCCTAACGCGGCCATCCAGGCAGATGTTGCCGTAGGAAACCTGAAATTCCTTCCCGGAATCGTGATTCGGACACAATGAAACCGCTGTTGTGGTCGCCTTCCATTTCGACGAACTCCTTCGGCTGTCCGGCGACTCTGAAAAGCTCGCACCCGTGGCTGTAGGGAACGATTTCATCTTGACGGCTGTGCATGATCAACACGGGGCAGTTCACACCGCGCAAATACTCCGCCGTGCCGTAGTTGAATCTCGACAGGAGTCTCACCGGCAAGAACGGGTACACCGTCTGGCCGAGCTCCGTGAGAGACGTGAACGTCGATTGCACGATCAGCGCTGCGGGGGTGTGCTCCCTGGCGAGCCGGGCAGCGACGGCCCCTCCCAGGGATTTCCCCAGGATCACGATATTTCGGGCATCGATGCCCCGTGTATCGACCAGGTAGTGCCAGGCCGCCTCGGCGTCCCGGTAGGTGCCTTCCTCCGTAGGCTTGCCCGCGCTGTTCCCATACCCGCGATAGTCAAAAATCAAGCAGGAAAGTGAAAGATCGTTGAGAATCCGGATCAGCGGCATGCGGTGCGAGATGTTGCCGCCGTTCCCATGACAGATGAGTACAACGCCCCGGGATTGTTCGGCCGGCACGAACCATGCCGCGATCTCGATCCGGTCCCGCGTATGGAAAAACACCGCCTCGTACGGCAGGTTCACGTCGTGAGGCGAGCACGTCATTTCCTTGTCCGGGAAATAGACGAGGTGCGATTGAAAAACAAACATGAGCCCGGCCAGGACACCATAGAGCAGAACGAATCCCGCAAAGACATGCATGAGCTGTCTTCCCAAAGACGATCTCCCTTTCATCATTCAGCAAGCTCGCTTGCCGCTTCGTCCGTCGTGCGGTAAAAGTCGAAGAGCTCCCGGCCGCATACCCGTTTCGAAATCTATTGCAGGCGGCCGCCGAAACATCCCACCCCAACGCACACTCATGAACGGAGGCTGCGGAAAACTCGAAGCAGCCGGTTTCCAGGCGCTTCATTCGACCTTATATCATTATCGTACGTCTTTAGGCCACAAGCGCGCACGGACCGGACCCGCCCGGACCTCCTTTCATCCGGAGGATTCCGAGAGGAAATCTTCGCTCCGCCGGGCAGGCCCGAGGGTCCCGACCCCGTGAGGCAACGGTTCTCCGAGGCGCCGCGAACCGTCCACCCGATGCGTATTCCCGACGCGCCCGTAACCCTTGAGCTCTCGCGGGATTCGCGCCGGCGGGAGATCGCGGGACGTGGGGACCCTTGTACGGCATTGGCGCCTCCGCGTGGACCTCAACGGCGTCTTTGGTGCTTTGCGGCGAAGTCCCGGGTCGTTCCGATTTCCGCGCGCGAGGGACACAAGGCGCCCGGCCTTTTCAACGGGCCGTCCGGGAATTCCCGATGACGGCCAAGCAGTGGAGCGAGCACCCATGTGCCAATTCTGTCACCAGCACGGTGAAGGCAGGAAGTGGTACCTGAAGGCGGAGAATTACTCGGCGGACCTGCTCTCGGACATTCGCCGCCGCCGCTACATCGATGAATTCATCAGAAGCATCGGAAACGGAACGGCATCGGAGCTCGAACGGACATTCCACCGGGCCATGCGGCTCCCGGCATGGCTCCGCCACCTGGGATACAAATACCATGAAAGAAGGTACAGGAAGGATCATTTCGGCCAGGTGGTGCCCATCGAAGATCTCCGCCTCGTATTCGATCTTTCCAACTCCGTGGTGCGCATGCCGTGCCTGTGCCGGAAGAACACCACCGGGCGCTCCGATGCGGCGTATTGCTTCGGGCTGGGGATCGATCCCGAGAGACTCCTCGACATCAAGGAGGCCTTCCTGGAGACCTTTCGGCCGGGCCCCGACGCGACGCTCTTCGAACGCATGTCCCGCGAGGAAGCCCTCGAGCTCCACCGATCTTTCGAAGCACAGGGGCTCATTCACACCGTCTGGACCTTCAAGAGTCCCTTCATCGGCGCAATCTGCAACTGCGACCGCCGCGACTGCCTGGCGATGGTGAGCCACCGGTACGGTTTCCAGCTCTTTTTCCGTGCCGAGTACGTCGCCTCCATCGACAAGGACGCCTGCATCGGCTGCCGGGCATGCCTCAAAATGTGCCAGTTCGGCGCCATTGGCTTCTCGGTCCTCGACCGCAATGCGGACATCGACCCCCTGCGCTGCTACGGGTGCGGAGTCTGCCGGGAGGCATGCGAAGCGGGGGCCATCCGTCTCGATGCCCGCCACGAACATCCGCTGGCGCGCAACCTGTGGTGAGGCGCGCTCACCCGGCCGCCGCAAGCGCCTCGAAGCCCACCGTCGCATTCACCAGGTCGCGCAGAATGACCCGGGCCGTCTCCGGTTCGCTGTTCAGGACAGCATGGCCGCCTCGTCCAGCATGGCTTCGGCGAACCCGGGGTCGCGCCGGACGCGCTCCACCACGGTCTGCTTGAAATCCCTCGTCAACGCCAAGCTCATTGCCTCCTTGTTCCCGGCGTCGTGACGTCATGGGTCTTTCCCCGGGCCGGCTTGCGCGCTTCCACGAGACCGTCCATACGCTCACCCCGCCTGACCAGGGCCACGTCCGTGAAACCCGCCTCCACCAGGCCGGCCTCAACTTCCTCGAAGGTGAACGTGTCCCCGTCGCTCGTGTTCACCAGCATGTTGATGGCGAACACCGCGCCGGCCGGCGGCTTCGTCCGGGTTTCGTCCATGATGTGATCGCGGATCAGGAGAGTTCCCCCAGGCTCGAGTGCCCTGAACACCTTGCGGTAGAGCTCGAGGTTCTCCTCGTCGCCGTTCTGATGGATGATCGCCGACAGCAGTGCGAAATCGCATCCTCGGGGCAGCTCATCCCGGTAGAAGTCACCGGCGACGAGCTCGACCCGGTCGAGAAGTCCCTCGGCCGACAGGCGCTCGCGCGCCATGGGGATGACAGAGTCCAAATCGAAGAGGATCGCCTTCAGCCCCGGGTTCTTCTTGAGGAAGGCTATGGTATAGGTCCCCGAAGCACCCCCGATGTCGAGCAGCTTCCTGTATCGGCCCGCATCGTATCCGCCGGCGACGTCGGCGGACAGATCCCGCCCGATGGCATGCATGGCCCCGATGAACGCC from Syntrophobacter fumaroxidans MPOB includes these protein-coding regions:
- a CDS encoding poly-gamma-glutamate hydrolase family protein is translated as MPIRSDRFHSYAELKAAEREGTDYRITVRPGKLPIAVMAPHGGGIEPGTSELARAVADGKFTCYCFDGVKPRGNGSLHLTSTRFDEPLGVGVASGAHTVVTLHGCGGGGEYVLVGGGNALLGDRIRTVLPGTGIAVRQGSRLAGRSPLNLCNRCGNCGGVQLELSRGLRAGMFKDLTPEGRKITTAVFETFVSRLRDLLTDYEREIEKKTARLAPGKESLRDFTAPSAD
- a CDS encoding alpha/beta hydrolase gives rise to the protein MMKGRSSLGRQLMHVFAGFVLLYGVLAGLMFVFQSHLVYFPDKEMTCSPHDVNLPYEAVFFHTRDRIEIAAWFVPAEQSRGVVLICHGNGGNISHRMPLIRILNDLSLSCLIFDYRGYGNSAGKPTEEGTYRDAEAAWHYLVDTRGIDARNIVILGKSLGGAVAARLAREHTPAALIVQSTFTSLTELGQTVYPFLPVRLLSRFNYGTAEYLRGVNCPVLIMHSRQDEIVPYSHGCELFRVAGQPKEFVEMEGDHNSGFIVSESRFREGISGFLRQHLPGWPR
- a CDS encoding ribonuclease H-like domain-containing protein codes for the protein MLQNTFCHLPGIGFRTERQLWDRGVHSWDVFRTESTPLPFGKARAAALRKDLGHSLAHLRETDARFFAERLPSDLHWRLFRDFRHSTAYLDIETTGLGYPDDHITTIALYDGKSLRTYIHGDNLHRFAADIARFELIVTYNGKCFDLPFIRDFLEVELDQAHIDLRYVLRSLGYSGGLKGCERQIGICRDTLEGVDGYFAVLLWQEYVERNDMKALQTLLAYNAMDTVNLEKLMVLAYNLKLRDTPFPELRIDEDPATPDIPFEPDIDTINRIRHRFFGYA
- a CDS encoding aminotransferase class V-fold PLP-dependent enzyme: MKTTKRYRALFPVTDRYAFLNHAAVSASSLRVRAAVVSFLDALVESGPVRYGEWMEGVAEARRRFARLINAEPGEIAFTGNTSDGLSIIAEGLDWKPGDAVLVPMPDFPANVYPWLNLERLGVQMRFYCKNLGRFGPAELEEAFRPGVRLLAVSSVDYATGFLCDLEAVGEFCREKGILFCVDAIQSLGAFALDVHKCGIHFLAAGAHKWLLGLMGSGALYISRDVDEMVRPGRVGWRSVVDENNFETLSLSLKKDALRFETGTGNVAGILGLGAALGLLLEVGIDTVSESILALNDRVLDGLRERSLEVVSPVEKKNRSGIISFIPPGNPQELFDFFNRRNVCVSRRGRYIRLSPHFYNNAEDIDAFLDALDAYRPTG
- a CDS encoding 4Fe-4S binding protein, translating into MCQFCHQHGEGRKWYLKAENYSADLLSDIRRRRYIDEFIRSIGNGTASELERTFHRAMRLPAWLRHLGYKYHERRYRKDHFGQVVPIEDLRLVFDLSNSVVRMPCLCRKNTTGRSDAAYCFGLGIDPERLLDIKEAFLETFRPGPDATLFERMSREEALELHRSFEAQGLIHTVWTFKSPFIGAICNCDRRDCLAMVSHRYGFQLFFRAEYVASIDKDACIGCRACLKMCQFGAIGFSVLDRNADIDPLRCYGCGVCREACEAGAIRLDARHEHPLARNLW
- a CDS encoding methyltransferase, whose amino-acid sequence is MADYRDVMSVGMDFMRSRIILTAAELDFWGCLRERAYTGEELAERLGLDPRGTSRVLDCLVGFGLLEKEGGRYRATDQGARYASNHPESVRPMLLHMIRLWDNWTSLTEIVRRGTPPERKPGTGMSEESRRAFIGAMHAIGRDLSADVAGGYDAGRYRKLLDIGGASGTYTIAFLKKNPGLKAILFDLDSVIPMARERLSAEGLLDRVELVAGDFYRDELPRGCDFALLSAIIHQNGDEENLELYRKVFRALEPGGTLLIRDHIMDETRTKPPAGAVFAINMLVNTSDGDTFTFEEVEAGLVEAGFTDVALVRRGERMDGLVEARKPARGKTHDVTTPGTRRQ
- a CDS encoding Bax inhibitor-1/YccA family protein, whose translation is MERQYYPQQDQVVAIQSDFVRRVYNWMGIGLATTAVVAMLTFSSSTTSRLLAQYPGLMLGLVLAELGLVIAISAGINRFRASSATLMFFIYSALNGVTLSVIFLVYAHSSIANTFFVTAGMFAIMSVYGYTTRTDLTSLGNFLFMGLIGIILASVVNIFLGSQSLDWIISCLGVIIFVGLTAYDTQSIKAMAHGGFADAETEQKAAVIGALRLYLDFINLFLMLLRLFGRRD
- a CDS encoding dipeptidase, with the protein product MTQPGSQTSALPVFAAIDGHVDLIYEMTRRHSNVPLRSIIDGAVTLAGMREGNVRAIAAALYCADSFNGQGSAAPYLRSLIDYAAAYFTGLDRIESPGDLQRCLEHEAFPGYLLLIENSDALLDLDLDELKNAGMRIAGLTHAGSNRLGDGNGVQCPQGLTAAGKRLVKELGARGFAIDVAHLADPGLADLLRLFDGPIVSSHTGFRFFCDTPRNLTRQQLGALFARDGIVGITVNPEMLSSKGRAGIEDVFRHIDWVAQKHGPDHVAIGSDFCGFDCPNADLWDISRLPLIAEVLRKRGYPDDAVERIMGGNWRRFYQALLAG